A stretch of DNA from Enoplosus armatus isolate fEnoArm2 chromosome 15, fEnoArm2.hap1, whole genome shotgun sequence:
aTTAAGCATTACCTGGTTTAGAGCAGTAACGCCTGAGTAATCAAAACGTTAAAGCAGTTCCTGTTTTGAAAGAAGCGTTTTACTGCGTGTACACTTGTATTTCCAAATTCCCACATTCAAGTGAAATTGAACGTTACATTTAAGCACAGTATCTCTGGGCCTGCAATGCATTATGGTATATAGAGTTTACTGCAGGTGGATAACTTACAGTGTTAATGTCTCTGAAGGGGTGGACATGTTCCTTTTAACTAAATTTTCTCTCACATTCTGCTTCAGCTCTCTTGTCTTTCACCCCTCCCAGGTGATGCAGCACCCGACAGAGGGGGGGCAGGTTCTGCCTCTCTGCAGCAACCAGAAAGACATGCTGGGGAAGGTTGCAGAGATCTGGATCTTTTCCCTGTCCAGTCAGCCAATAGACCACGAGGAGGCAGCCCTGCAGGGAGGACAGAAGATCAAATGCTCCGGTACACCTCTCATTACCCCCGGCGCTCTGAGGTTAAGACAGCACGAAGCCGTCGTAGTCACCTACCACAGGGTTCagggtgttttctttttctctctaatcATGCAGAAAGCGATGAAATTCAGGTAGCACACAGctctgtgtgtactgtacatcatGTATATTTAGAGCCTGGCTGCATGTCAAATTTAAAAGGGTCATTGAAATATGTATGAGGCATCTTCTTCACTCCACAGCCTTTAATCTCCCTGCTTGTCTTCTGCTTTAGATAACTACTCAGAGGAAGAATATGAGAGCTTCTCCTCTGAGCAGGAGGCCAGCGACGACGCCGTGCAGGGACAGGTGAGTCGGCCTGGAAGTCATCGAGGCAAACGGACTTTTAAAGAGGGTCATGAGGCAAAGGCTGCAAATCACTTTACCCTCACCTCAAGACGTATAACTATTTAATTTAACAAGGCTTTGTCTTCTTTGTGTCTTGTTTTCAGGATCTCGAGGACGACGAGTACGACGTGAGAAAGCCAAAGAAGCAGAGGAGGTCGATCGTAAGGACACCCTCCATCACCAGAGTAAGAGACGCGAACCAGGGATTAAATACACAATACATTGAAGTTTAGTTTGAGCATCCCTACCTAGCAGGGAAACTGTCAGTgtcccctgcacacacactgtgacctCTAGTTTCATGGCGGTAAACTGGTAAACAAATAACCCTCCATGAAACCACAACATGTCggttttacactttgttttctgtacagaTGAAgcaaacgagatataacatgttaattagtgagctctagagatgctggtaggcggattttgttgtGGACAGAAGCAGGTTAGCTGTCTCCGCCTGCTTTCAGTCTTCATGCTGACCTCAGCTGCTGACAGCGGCGCCTTATTTAATACACAGATCCGTGAGTGGGATTGATCTTTACGTCCAATTCTCAGCAAATACATGCATTTCcaaaaatgctgaactattccttttaagaTTGAGTAACATTTGGGAAacaatatttagtttttattgtctttcatCCAACCACATTAAAGCTTGTTGTGCTTCACCTGAATCAAATTCAGCAGTAATGCGAAAATCCTTTTTagtttctttcaaaatgtacagtgaCAGCTTGTCTTGTCTGAAGGCAAGTTATTTTGTGATGATTTGAAGTAATACTTTCAACACTACCTAATCTATAAAGTGGTAAACGTGAGTGAGAAGAAGTTTGACCTTCATCTTTGTACCTCAGAGGTCGCGGCCTGTGAGTTCAGCATACAGTAGCTGCAGTACAATGCAGTATTTGTTCAGGTCCTGCAGTTGAATGTGCTTCTAAAATAAACACCAGTTATTTCCAATCAACACctcattttgttcatgttgtagATGATTAATTTGCAGATTGTTCCGGTAATATTAAACGCATATCAACGAGCTTTAATGAGAcagtttaaatatgtttttgcttGGGGGCGATGTGGTAAATATCGAGCTCAGTGAGCAGAAGCAGGAGATGAAAGTCCCAGAAAGCAGATGAGGCATGATGTTGCTTGATTATTGATTTACATGAGCGCACGCAGCAAAATCGATACCCAGCCAACACTGCAAATGTATCTACTGCCggtaaaatgactaaaatggaggagctgttttctctgtattgGATTGCCGAGAGCGCTGTAGTAAATCAAAACTAGGTCACAGACTGacttgtggttgtgtgtttattCTCCTGTGTTTTAGCAGCAGAACTTTAAGCAGCGAGTGGTGGCTCTTCTGAAGCGGTTCAGAGTTTCAGATGAGGTGGGTGTTTCTGCTCTGGGAATTTAGTTTTCTCTTGTGTCTCTTGGGTGGAGCTGTTGAGCTACTGAAGATGTAatgtctgtgcttgtgtttgtataCCTGAAGGTGCTGGACTCGGAGCAGGACCCCGCAGAGCCGCCcccagaggtggaggaggaggacctggacctggacagCGTAGAGTTTGAGAACCCAAGTGACAGCGGCCCGGAGCTGGATGACGATGACAGCGTCCTCAGCACACCAAAACCCAAACTCAAGTGAGTGTTTCATCAGCAGTAGCGAGTGTCACTTACATGGGATGTTGCAGGCCAGATAATTATCATAATGAAGTTAAAATGCTTCACAAAAAGTCTGAATTAAACATTGCTAAAAGAGTAAGAGTAAGAACAAATCCATGTCCTTAAATGTTCCTTAAACCCTGCAGCAGGCTGTCACAAGCACTCAAGCAGTGATACCTCTCGagtcctcttctctgtctttagAAAGTTCCTCCAGAACTACAGAAGACATACTGCATTAATATATAACGCAGGGTGACAAAGAAATCTTGAACATGTTGGTATCGAACCCACATgaaacaatcaaatcaaagcacaAAGTCAGAGACTGGTGCTGGTCGAGTTTAGGAGACTGAGTTGAGataaactgattttgttttctttacttgAGTCCAGATTGTTTCTTGTGTTTCAGGCCATATTTCGagggtctctccctctccagctctcaAACTGAGATCGGCAGCATCCACAGCAGCCGGAGCCACAGGGAGCCTCCCAGCCCGGTGAGGCCGACGTTGCTGCAACATCACAGGGATTAACACGATGTCTAAACAGTCCTAAATAATTTATAACTGCAGTTTGCCTTCTGTATGTGTGACTTCTGGCTACCAATATCACAGTGAAACAGTTGCAGGCCGACCAGTGTAACCACTGAACTGCAAGGACAGTCGATGAGCAAATCCACTGGAGCAGAAAGGCGTTAATTGTCCAGTTTAATGGCATCTTTCACTGAAGTACAGAAGAGTAGAATTTCACTTCCTCCACTCTTTTCCCATCAGTCCGCAGGTTTAAACCAGTTATAATGTGATCACTGGTTTGTTTATGAAACTGTAGGCCTTCTGTTGAACCAAGAATCCATCACGAGatgttgaataaaacaatgCTTTGCTTTCTGTGAAATAAAACCCCGCCGGGACTCCATCAAAACCTGGTAATGTTTATTATTCTTCTCACCATCTCATTCCAGATTGACCCAGATAAAACCAAGAGTGGAGGGGCCAAATTTCCAGATGACAATGTGTCTGATAACGTCTCCTTTGTGAGTATCAACTCTTAAATCAGCTTGAGATCAATAACCGGCATCAGTCCTATTATTATAAGTCAatattttgaggaaaaacatggaaacatttGTCTTCTGGGTCTTGAAAGTACAGAAATTGCACATTTGTGAAGTTAGGGTCTATATGACTGTATATTCTCTGAGGCTGCAGTGCCACAGTCACTTCCCCTGCTGGAGGAAGACATTTTAACTGTTAATGGTCAAGTTTGCAGTCAAAAACACTGAGACACAATTACAATCATAATGGATAACAACTAAAATCCAGTGGGACAGTCGGGACATTTAAGGTGTGAAAAAgtgttattttgaaaagaaaaatgcatgaaCACGTCCATCCGCTCTTACCTCATAAaccctgttgttgtttttctccctttctgttttctctcaggaGCAGCCGGAGGCGGTGACGCCGACCACAGAGCTGGAGATGGACAACATGGACACATTTTTAGAGAGACTGCCACCAAGTGGCAAAATGACCAAGACAGAGTCCCTAATCATTTCATCCAACAGGTAACAAGAATAATCCACTTCTTTAAAGGGCCGGTGCGTCTACAGCGTGGTTTTTAAAGCTGACATAAGTCTTCATGATGGaaattcacagaaaacaaaatgacggATGTACCGAACTTATACGGTGTGAATATTGTCTTTTAAAGGGGGGAAATAGTGAATAACCTTTTGATTGTATTTAATATTGGTGGATTTGTGCCGTTCTGTGAGATCAGGGATTATGCTTCCTGTTGTTGACCATTACATCACCGCCTCTGATTCTCGcgctcctccatctctcttcctctgctgttttcattttcaggcaGGAACCGAAGTTGGCAGGAAGGCGAGGTAGGAGCACGTCGCTGAAGGAGCGGCAGCCCAGCAGGCCGCAGAACGAGAGGGCCAACAGCCTGGACAATGAGCGGTCCCTGGACACACGATGCCACCTGCAGGTAGGAGGAGGGAACTGCAGGACAatccaaacattttctttaccaCAGTCTTTAATTcctttaattcattaattccTGGCAAAACACCTTAAAGTTTTGAATCTGGAAGAATTAATGATAAATGGTTATGGTCCATAAATCAAAAATATGAGtccttattttaacccaaaggTCTCTTATTTTAACTAGATCCCAAGAAAGACAGTGTATGACCAACTGAACCACATCCTGGTGTCTGATAACCACCTCCCAGACAGCATCATTCTCATCAACACGTCAGACTGGCAGGGCCAGGTAAGGAAGACCTTAATGCACTTAATTCTTGCCTTACAAAATGTTTCGGAGAGCTGTGGATAGATGTTAAAtctgccatttttaaaaagttacacAGACTCTTGAAAGTAATTGTTTAGAAAGTATGAATTATTATGTTAAAGGATAGATGGTAATAAATGATTTAACCAATACATTTATGAGGTCATacacttttcacttttactttttgccACTCATCTGTGtcttccaccccccccaccccctctcagTACCTCTCAGATATGCTGCAAAACCACCATCTACCAGTGGTCTGCACCTGCACCACGGCCGACATCCAAgctgcattcaacaccatcgtcTCCCGCATACAGAGATTGTAAGTCGGCCATCATATTCGCTGTGTCACACTTTAAAGCACATAGCTACAGACTGTTTGAATAAATGGTGATTAATATGAAGAGTTTATAGTGTGTCCCATTTCCCTGACCCAAATCTGATGGTATCGATTGGGAAACAGCAAGCtgtctatttattttctttcctagTTGCAACTGTAACTCCCAGACGCCCATTCCCATAAAGATCGCAGTGGCTGGAGCGCAGCACTACCTCAGTGCTGTTCTGAGGCTTTTTGTGGATCACCTTTCCCATAAGACCCCTGACTGGCTCGGCTACATGAGGTTCCTTATCATCCCCCTAGGTTGGTAACAGCCTAATCCTAATGTTActctcatgtttttttgttatttttgtaatattaaaAGGTGTTCTGGTAGCCTGTCTACTGCTATTTTTTCAccagaaaagaaaactttgtgATGTAAAGCAAACCCACAAATTGTCCTACTGGCAACAAACCAGAGGAGCCTCCAGTCTTCTcactatttgttttatttgtttacatcaggTATAATAATTTATCACTGCACCTTTTAaagctggttgttgttgttgtttttctttgatcGGTTTAGGTGCACATCCAGTCTCCAAATATCTCGGCACTATTGACTATCGATACAACAGTTTGTTCCAAGATGCTGCCTGGAGGGACCTGTTTCACAAGCCAGAGGCTCCTGTTATTGGTGGGCTCTTATGTCTTTTTGTAGTTTACAGTGGTCTTTAAAGAACACCTACAATCAGGGGAACTGGTCATTTTGCCTCTAAGTTACAGAATTTagatttgaaattgaaaaatgaatatgaacattttaattaatgCGTCTGACTGTATTCAGGTCGGAGGTAGAATATTTATGAATCACTGTGTCTTGTGCAGCCCAGGAGAACCCGGACGTGGTGTCAAGGGTCACTCAGTACATGGTGGGAGCTAACGGAGCTCACCAGCTTCCCATCGCAGAGGCCATGCTCACCTACAAACAGAAGAGGtatgttgtcttttcttttcaggacTTCACCCTCGTTTGATAAACAGACCTGAAAAAATGTCCCTCTGAGCTGTACAGAAGTGGGACACAAGTTAAGTCTGAGGGTTTCATCTAACAAATGCTTCTAATGCAGAGCTTTCAGTGGTTTTTCAAAAGGGGATTGAATTGTTCTGTAAAAGACTGACTCTGTGAACAATCCATGCGATACTTTAGCTCGCTtttcaaaatacataaatacatttttggacattatttacatttattaaaatgacaagGAGGCACAATATATAAACCAATGCATATTGTTTGCAGATTTTGTAGCAGAGCCAAGCTAgcaaaatgtcgaactattgcTTTGAGTCCCTATAAGACGTACAACACAGTCATTAATCTTGTAAACATACACCTCAAGTCCAcaagagtaaaaaataaaaacagttagCCCAACAGTAATAATTAGTTACGTAGCAACACATTAGCTTGAGGCAGCTAGCTTAGCGGTTAGCTTGGGCAGCACTAAACTgattgcagaaaaaaaagaaaaacatattcaactaactaaaaaaaaaatcaacaatcaAAAAACAGCAAGGGGAACAACAAGAGCAGTAATGTTAGATAAATAATATTCGCTTGGTCACAGAGCTGACAAAATGGCGGACGCAGCAATGTCAGTTAGCTGCTCTGGAATTGTGCCAGGAGCGGTTGCCactagcaacagaatgttcaacGGTTAGCAAGTGATGAGTCTGTTCAGgatgtgtgaaataaaatgtataaaacatatatGACAATTGTGTTACAGTCTGTTTTCAACCcccttttgaaaaacaaattggGGTGAAAGTTTCACTAACGTTGTGGAGTTTGTGTGGGAGTGTCTAACGTGGGGGAGTCTGTCTTCTAAACATCACTGTCtttccatcactgtgtgtgtgtgtgtgagcgcgtgtgaataacatgttttatccttttgttgtattttttcttttctttctttgaaggaaaaagagctttcattttgattttgcaGTAAGGTATTGTGGTCAATTGAGTTTGTTTCTCACGTAGCTTGGTGATTCATGCGCTTTCTGTGTGTTGGAGCCATTTCCCCCTGACCCGTCTCAACCTTTGCTGGAGCTTGCCACTTTAACAGCTActacgttttttttgtttgtttgtttgttttttttatattaacaacttGAGGCATAAACTTCTCAGATAAGACTGAACTCTGCTATCCTGGCCACAGCTCAGAGTTATAAAGAACAGAAGCACACAGACACCATGAGATTTCTTGAACTAAGTTGTTATTTAGAAgtaaacttctttttttttatcagtctAGACACAAGAGATGCAATAAAGAAGAGCGTCTTATCCCTACCAAAACACTTTGTCCTTGTTGTCCAAATGAAATTGTGATTCACCTGCATGTAACCACAATTTCCACATGTGGTCAGTTCCTAcccaaatgaacattttgtgagAAAATACAAGGATCACAATCAAAGAAATGTGGACTCTTCAACATTAGATCTCCTGCCTCTCATCTGTTTGATATCCTTTGGTGTGAACTGATAGCAGAGAGGCTGTGCTCATGTCATGTCACATGATTTCTGGgtagtaaaatgtatttcttgcTGCATTCTTTTAGCTGCCAAACGCAAAATCATCTGGTGCAGCTTCAATTCCCAAAGCTGCAACACAGCAAATACTCTTGATTTGAAGATGTATACTTCTTAAAGGAGTAAAGAGCTCTGatgagtaaaaacaacattttatggGGACTATTTCAGTCACTGTCACCTGTCAGGAAATAGTCCCTCACATaattccaccaacaacaaacatTGTTACGACGAGCTTTACAGATTCTGGTAGGCAGGTTTTGTCACCgctggacagagctaggctagctgcttactgctgtttacagtctttatgctaagctaagctaaccacctctTGGCTGTaaccatatttactgtacagacatgagtgtggtatcaatcttctcctccaATTCTCaggaagaaagcaaattagcgtatttcccaaaatgtcgaaccaTTCCTTTAAGTGCATAAATGATGAGTTTCTAGTCCCAATCCAACATCTGTGTGCTCTTGTTGTGAAAATTATTATTCCTGAATTTCCtcaataaagaaatataattCTGACTTCTCAGTTTCTACTCCAAACGATCATCAGAGTAAAATGCGCTGATAAAGTGGCAAGAAAATCAGCTCTTCCCGTCCGTGGAGCTTTgtcttctgtttcttcctccctgctgtTTCTGCTCCATGTGCTTCTGGCcatccatgtctgtctgttatttGTCAAGTTAGAAGTAGAAAACCTGCAAACTGTCAGTAAAATGACAAAGTCGAAGTGCAATTAACACTTCTTTTGTAATGTAATCACAAATCTCAACCACCAACATCAACATTTAAGTTACATGTTTGGTTCATTGAGTTCTACTGTCACCATCAAATGTGTCATAATCGACTGAAGTGTCCTCAGTGCTACTGGGCCTGttttaaaattatatatatattcaattcacttttatgttttaattctACAGTTTTAGAATTCTGATTGACTGTAAAATATGCGTATAGACTTTAGTTTTAAATGTGGCAGAGCTGAGTGTATTTTTGTCAGGTGGCTCTAACATTTGGTTTTCACATAAAATATCAagaagtttaaagtttaaaaatgtctgaGTTTAAATTGAGCTtagaaattattaggaaattattaggaaaaagatggacctgtaaaataaagtgttatcGACTTATACAACTGTGCAAAAGTACAAGGTGTTtagaaacaggagaaaaacatGGCATGGAGATGTAcgaatgaaaatattttgaatacagaaacacattttcataatgaaacacatgaaataacattaataactgGCTGTGACAAAGGTTTTTGCTGGTAGcttcaacaataataatattaattttaatTATGTAGCATCAACAGTAAGACGaggaataaaaagtaaataaaatcctATATCTTAAAgataaaatatatgtaatatatatatataataacagtaaattgcaataaaatgtcatcagttaAAATTAAAAGTATTAAGATTTAAAAGAAGATACTGCCTGAGCCTGAGATCCTTTCCCAGCTGAGGGGCCTGTCACCCTTATAATAAGACCCCTTTTATCATGTGCATTAATGATAACGGTAACATCATCATACATTCTGTAATGTACAACAATGCAGACACTAAGCAGATACTAATTCCACTTACTCCTACCCAGAAACTAGTTTTGACAGAGATGCAGAACTAGATTTGACGTTTATCTGAAAAGTGCATGTGTTGTGTCCATAGTTCTACGTCCATCCACATGGATTGACATGCATGTACGTCTTTTAACTGATATATTTGACACATTTAAGCCAATATGTGGATCAAACACACCAGACAGAATTCATGAGTTCTGTCATAATTCATCCCTTGCAAGACGAGATGAACATAAATCACTCGCATACCAGGCAGACATCcggctttctctctctggctgctcTGAAACTGATCACAGCAGCGATGTGTTGTgttgggaaaacaaaaaagtggcCTTGATGTGCAAACTGTGACCTACTGTAGactgtcttctctctttctctcccctcctctgtagtctctctgtttcttccctGGGGGGGCGATGGCAGGTTTCTTCAAGGCAAGAGCAACAACCTTTCACATCATCAAACGTctttacatttagaaaacataGAACTAGAACCATTCAGGCTATTTTTCTGGTCATTGCCAGGAAAATAGTTCATGGAAGGCTTGTGAGTGTAGTCATGCTACTACCGCTCAAAGGTAGTGCATGGGACCGGAGAAGTTTTGGATGTAGGTTGGTGCTCTTCCTTCTCATCCACTTCTTTATGACTTGGTAGTTTAGTTGTTCCCCTGATGGACTTGCTGCCTCCTGAATGCCCCTCCTGACTTTGATTTGGTAGATCCAGTCTCTCTCTAATATAACTGGATGGCTTTATTGGAGACCTCGAAGCGGCCGTTAGCTTGCATGTCTTGCTCTCTGCTTCTCCAGCTGCAATAAGGGGCCCGCAGCCGGGAACTGAATCTGTTGGAGTGGAGGTTTAAAGTGCAGCATGCTCTGATTCTGTTGCATATTCTCTATGCAATGGAAGACAAAAGTCAACATTTGCAAGTTACTAATTGCTAGATGTCAATGTTACTAACTGTAGATGCCATTTCTTTAAATTGTAATCGTTTAGGATCTTTTATATTTCAGAGCCATGTTTTAGAAATGCTTGTAGATATTAGTCCCTTTAGATTCAATTAGATTTTTCATCTGTACGTAATTGATTTCCTTTTTACCATGACATGTTGATtactttctttcctcctttttaccTGGACTCCTTTTTggcctctgctgcctctccacAGCCCTGATGAGGACTCATGTCAGAAATTCATCCCTTTCATTGGGGTAAGTAGCCTCTGTATTTCACTATTTGCCCCAAATATTCACTGTGCGTCGATGTTGCCTTCGTCCAGATGAATGTTTTAGCTCATGacttttccctctgttttgAATTCGGCAGATGGTGAAAGTCGGCCTGGTGGAGCAAACATCTGCAACGTCAGGCAAGCAAT
This window harbors:
- the pacs2 gene encoding phosphofurin acidic cluster sorting protein 2; translated protein: MAERSGRLSFPGSGALNRPVPMNLFATWEIDGSSPNCIPRLCSLTLKKLVVMRELDKELISVVIAVKIQGSKRILRSHEIVLPPSGSVETDLALTFSLQYPHFLKREGNKLQIMLQRRKRYKNRTILGYKTLAVGSIDMAEVMQHPTEGGQVLPLCSNQKDMLGKVAEIWIFSLSSQPIDHEEAALQGGQKIKCSDNYSEEEYESFSSEQEASDDAVQGQDLEDDEYDVRKPKKQRRSIVRTPSITRQQNFKQRVVALLKRFRVSDEVLDSEQDPAEPPPEVEEEDLDLDSVEFENPSDSGPELDDDDSVLSTPKPKLKPYFEGLSLSSSQTEIGSIHSSRSHREPPSPIDPDKTKSGGAKFPDDNVSDNVSFEQPEAVTPTTELEMDNMDTFLERLPPSGKMTKTESLIISSNRQEPKLAGRRGRSTSLKERQPSRPQNERANSLDNERSLDTRCHLQIPRKTVYDQLNHILVSDNHLPDSIILINTSDWQGQYLSDMLQNHHLPVVCTCTTADIQAAFNTIVSRIQRFCNCNSQTPIPIKIAVAGAQHYLSAVLRLFVDHLSHKTPDWLGYMRFLIIPLGAHPVSKYLGTIDYRYNSLFQDAAWRDLFHKPEAPVIAQENPDVVSRVTQYMVGANGAHQLPIAEAMLTYKQKSPDEDSCQKFIPFIGMVKVGLVEQTSATSGDSDDAAPLSSSLLSSTPPQVSPALKEASPTPPSSPSVTSSFCAYSSVGQAELMGLQVDYWVAPTERKKDMEKRDSSSKNTLKCNFRSLQVSRLPLGGAEPSTQPTMSMTVVTKEKNKKVMFLPKKSKDKEVESKSQVIEGISRLICTAKHQQTMLRVLIDGVEWNDVKFFQLAAQWSSHVKHFPIGIFGHSKGPY